The DNA sequence CTGCTACGTCAAGCCTTCCCACCCCATTCTGGTAGGAAGGACGGGGGAGGAAACCGCGGTTAGCTTTATAAGGCCAACCAGATTAGTTAACTTATCATCCTACAAGAAACGTCACTAGGTAGTCTAATGTTGTTCTACACTAATATCAAACAGGAAGCCATATGAATCTGGCATTACTTTTCACCAAGGACTGGAGTTTTCTACTTCATCAGGTAATGTCTGTTGAATTTTATCCAGTCAAATTACTACCATCGACAGAACAGCAATCTTATTTGTGAGTTTGATAGGTATAAACAGACGGTAAAAACTGTATAATGCTGGACAAACATGCAAATCCAAAGGCATTATTATATGTGCAGGCCGCCAAACATCTAGAATAACATACTGCTCGATAATCTGTGTAAGGCATGACCGGCTACATGAAGGATTTAAGAACAGCACGCatgaaaagtaaaagaatttgCATAATGAACTATGGTTATTGGACAGAAAAGAACCCCacaagatattatcatataGCAGGTGACAAATCAACGATCCATGGATATTTGACCTAGACTATATGCTACTACAGCATACTTCATCACAATCAACAAAGGTCGGGTAAATGGAAGTAAACATCTCTTACTCTCACTAAACTGATGCTGTTCCAGTGGGTAATTTATGAGAAACAAGCACGGCTTCATTACTTGCAGCTTTCTTCGCAGCAAGCTCCTCTAGACGTTTCCATGTGACTTCTTGTCTTGCTTTTACctcattttccttcaattcGTCTTCCTGAAACTTGACTAAGCATTCCTTGAGAAGATCAGGATCAAGATCATAAAATATCTTCCGGACATTCAAAGTCAAGCTATGAACAGCCTGATTCCAGTGACTTCTGGCATTCTTTTCCAGAGCTGGAAAGATTATGGGCAGTATGATCTTGCGGTTTTCCttgatcaaattttcaatGTGATCATTATTCCACAAGAATAGCGCCCTTTCTGCTACCTGGGAAAGCAAAAAGTTGCATTAGCGTAGGATTCAAGATTCAAGAACATATGGAAGTTCACACCCCTAGGCAACATCTCTAAATCAAGTACTTCATTCTAGGCTCCACATGCCAAATACCCAGGAGTTGTAATGCCACAAGTCCCCAGAGTGAGATGTTTTTCTAGCGGAAAAGTTTATTGGACTAaggaaaataacaaaaatgagGAAATAGACTATCTTCTCACAGCAGTATTACCTAATTATTCAAACTTCCTGCTTACTAATTACAAGCTTACAAATATAATCCAAGCAATCAATAAAAGCAACTAGTACCTGAAAATGTGGACAGTTTAGACACCGAGCAATCCTGCGAAACAGGGGTACCATGCAGCGCTGAAACTCTGGAAGTTGAGTAGCTTCTAATACTTCTTCCAACTCACTGAGGAACATTACTTCTTTTGAACTATTTGTAACTGGCCAATACTTCAATAAACCTCTTATGACTGTATCAGCAAGCTTGCAATCTTTCTCAACAAATTGTGTGATGCAGTATGATAACTGCTGATGGTACATAGCGAGGCATTTTGGTTTATGCAAAGGAATCAAAGCACGAATAAGGAATAACTTGTGCTCTTCTTTAAGAGGAAGAGCGAACCCATTGATGATACTTCCCAAAATTTCCAAGAGTTCAGCAATCCCATTATGCTTTTCTGTCTCGAAAATAAATCgataaaatatgttatttatgaCTTTTCTAATAAAGGGTCGGTGTACCATAAACTTCCCATAGATACGGTGCAGAATAGTTTTTAAGTATTCTCTTTCTCTAGGATCTTCAGAGTCAAACAAATCCAGCAGTTTcagaatgaatgaatgatcGATGTATCTTTTAGCCAATTTCGCATCCATCTCAGGTGAGGCCACAAATCTGAGAAAGAATTCATAAACAATTTGCAAATGAGGCCATGCAGGATCCATGGAAggctcctcctcctccaaaTCAAAACCTTCCACAATTTTGTTCTCACGCGATTGAGGGCTCATtgttctaaataaattaagggATACCATTTTTATAACTTCCTGAATGACAATTTCAGTGAACTTACTATTGACAGAAGTTACATAATCCACAATCTCCAACAAAGTTTGTCTCTTGATCTCCTTCTCTTTAAGGTGCTTTGTTGGGTCACTGAAGTCGAACAAAAAGCAGCATAGATTCAGTttcttaacaaacaaattcTGCTTTTCAGAGTTTGGAACTTCCCTAAACCCGGGCAATGGCTCATACGAAGATGTGGGAATTCCATTCAGTTTTGTATTTGCACCTTTATTAGCCTTGCTACCATGATTTTTCCCAACATCTTGGACAGGGTTCGTAGCTGGAAAAGATGAAACCAAATTTGCTGACTTGCCAGATGCTAAATCATTACTTCTTGAACTGGCAGAAGCATAAGCAGTAGAAGGTGGCGTATGGCCTCCACCATGTTCCCTACTCTCAGCATTCTTCGATGATTTTCGGGGAAGCTTACTAAATATCTGTTTGatcataattcatataaacctataaagtaaaacaaaaaagtaaaacgCTCTTTTGTTTGGCCTCCAAAAGTTGTTGAGCGCTACTACAATTCTATCAATCCAGAAAGCACTCCATTTTTCCCATGTAAACCGAAGGAAGCAGTAATCATAGCAGGCACTTTACCAGCATAAACGAAATGAACAAAGCAAACCAAAGCCACCCTTTTCGTCTAAACAGTAAGCAGACTCATCCCAGAACCCTGTCCTGAACTCATTTGATTCAACAAAACACCAAGAAGCGTAATCGAACATATAATCTGCTATTCCGGAAAACCTAGTCAGCGTGCTTTGACCCCAGATTTGAATCCAAACACCCAAACGACCAAAAACACTTAATACCAAAGATCTGAAATCCCGTTCCGAAAACGATTCTAAAAAATCCCCAGTCAAAAAAGAGACAGAATTAATCAACAATCAACACATATCCGTCCGAATTCTTCCGCTCAAGTCACTCTTAGGGttcaatttgaaattgaaaacaaaaacacgaAAGCGAAGAGTCAGGATTTGGAATGGcgatgagaaacaaaaaaaggcCAAGCGAGAACAGGGGAACAGAGAGCCCCAGAATCCGATTAAAGGAAGGATTTGTGAGGGGGGGAAATGGCTTCCGAAATActtacagagagagagagagagtagtGGGTCTCTGCTTCGCGTTTTCTCCTCTTTGTGGCTTCCGCTGTTGACTGATATTTCAAATCAACAAATAAACCCCCTTTTTTTTAGTTCCAGTGGTGGATGCCCAATCACAATGGGCCTCTTCCCTAATAAATTCCAATttgttgtatatatatatatatatatatatatatatacgtagATGttgatttataaattaaaaaccacaactttattgtgatttatatatatatattattttttttttaatttgaattgaacGTTTGACTTATTATAACAGTTGAATTATGCTTACAACggtaattaaaaatgattcattttaatttaaattaaaccaaccaattgaagatatttttat is a window from the Cucurbita pepo subsp. pepo cultivar mu-cu-16 chromosome LG07, ASM280686v2, whole genome shotgun sequence genome containing:
- the LOC111798666 gene encoding serine/threonine protein phosphatase 2A 57 kDa regulatory subunit B' theta isoform-like; this encodes MIKQIFSKLPRKSSKNAESREHGGGHTPPSTAYASASSRSNDLASGKSANLVSSFPATNPVQDVGKNHGSKANKGANTKLNGIPTSSYEPLPGFREVPNSEKQNLFVKKLNLCCFLFDFSDPTKHLKEKEIKRQTLLEIVDYVTSVNSKFTEIVIQEVIKMVSLNLFRTMSPQSRENKIVEGFDLEEEEPSMDPAWPHLQIVYEFFLRFVASPEMDAKLAKRYIDHSFILKLLDLFDSEDPREREYLKTILHRIYGKFMVHRPFIRKVINNIFYRFIFETEKHNGIAELLEILGSIINGFALPLKEEHKLFLIRALIPLHKPKCLAMYHQQLSYCITQFVEKDCKLADTVIRGLLKYWPVTNSSKEVMFLSELEEVLEATQLPEFQRCMVPLFRRIARCLNCPHFQVAERALFLWNNDHIENLIKENRKIILPIIFPALEKNARSHWNQAVHSLTLNVRKIFYDLDPDLLKECLVKFQEDELKENEVKARQEVTWKRLEELAAKKAASNEAVLVSHKLPTGTASV